In the genome of Ignavibacteriales bacterium, one region contains:
- a CDS encoding T9SS type A sorting domain-containing protein: protein MKKFFSGFFFVLMLIGLGNIRVFSQQCEVSVSNIIFESSNSLTFDVYVKNNGATSWTYSHGSMAWTYDPSFLNSGTPTFSIVPGYSSFPTGAQPPSALITSPNILRTSSNMPGSNGVVPPGQNLRLQRFRLQTSAASFSSNYFVPSWKTSVVPYTRVYGWDNGTGLPAEISTIDFILDQPLLVENFEFTGLLTANGWTAHSGGGTNALSTTTGLTYAGYPGTAVGNAVLVNNTGGEDVNRALADSVQENSVYFSFLLNVNEAAISKTGDYFFHLGNRVTSTSFTLFSARLFARVVSDQVNIGISNTSTATYGTNNFAKNQTYLIVGKYSINTGGNDSVAVWVISSGIPATEIAAGAPELLNIGTAGQDVIDAVGLRQGNASTSPSLIADGIRVAKSWEDLFSAPTGPTLSALPSALSNFTYFIGGGPSPSQSYVLSGSELTPASGDIVVTGSTNYEVSTDNTNFSSSVNVGYTGAALNATVYVRLKAGLPGGFYNAENISNAGGGATTINVSCNGAVVKPEPSNHVTAFNGVAGNPAYHFINLSWVDAVGSTTPDGYLVKASDVDFASIIDPVDGTPENNSFFVQNITAGVQAYSFGGNSVTPYYFKIYPYTNSGTVINYKTDGTVPQFTLTTASTPALPITDNFEYVPGTALTANGWVAHSAGGTNVILVNDSSLTYTGYINSATGNSITSTSSGEDVNRAFSSVTSNSVYASFMINVSAAQLNGDYIFHFAPENSTLLFFGKIFVKADASNNIAFGVAKNVNTSAVYTPFSYALNTTYLVVVKYTFNDVTTTDDEVKLWINPVLDGTEPAADITQTDTGTDALELGMFAFRQGNSSNASTQVIGGLRVANTWIPNSSQSTFQLSVNVTDGWNMVSAPGNHPVNQNVNTWWPNRNPLADVYKWSGSYSAVSLTTQGEGYWMLHNGANTYNTGDEWPAGGIEIVAHNPVVVSEGWNMIGAYEQSVPVASLTTTPSGLIVSNTIYGWNGAYFNPVNLEPGYGYWVLLSGSGVINIPTTIESVTVAKQVDKSNWGKIIVTDASGKNLTLYLVNDEVNLNHYLLPPSPPAGAFDVRFGSGRLAENLKEGSKSIELNGMKYPVTVRLENANIKLQDESGKIFNERMKTGGELVITNSAVTKLLVSADIIPDKFALEQNYPNPFNPATTVQFDVPQTSDVVIKIYDMLGQEVRTLFSGQVEGGTYKVQWDGLNNSGQQISSGSYIYRMTAGEFVQTKKMIMLK from the coding sequence ATGAAAAAATTCTTCTCCGGTTTCTTTTTTGTACTGATGTTGATTGGGCTCGGAAACATTAGAGTCTTCTCACAGCAATGTGAAGTATCAGTTTCTAACATCATTTTTGAATCATCAAACTCATTGACTTTTGATGTCTATGTTAAAAATAACGGAGCCACAAGCTGGACCTATAGTCACGGCAGTATGGCATGGACTTATGATCCTTCATTTTTAAATAGCGGAACACCTACCTTTTCAATTGTGCCGGGATACAGTTCGTTCCCCACGGGAGCGCAACCGCCGTCTGCATTAATAACAAGTCCGAATATTTTAAGGACATCATCAAACATGCCCGGTTCAAATGGTGTTGTTCCTCCCGGTCAGAATCTAAGGTTACAAAGATTCAGATTGCAAACATCTGCTGCTTCTTTCAGCAGTAATTATTTTGTCCCTTCCTGGAAAACTTCAGTTGTACCTTATACCAGGGTGTATGGATGGGATAATGGTACAGGATTACCGGCGGAGATAAGCACAATAGATTTTATTCTTGACCAACCATTGTTAGTTGAGAATTTTGAATTCACAGGATTGTTAACGGCAAATGGCTGGACAGCACACAGCGGTGGCGGTACAAATGCACTTTCAACCACAACCGGATTAACTTATGCTGGTTATCCCGGCACCGCAGTTGGAAATGCTGTTTTAGTTAACAACACAGGTGGTGAGGATGTAAATCGTGCACTTGCGGATTCAGTCCAGGAAAATTCAGTTTACTTTTCATTTCTTTTAAATGTAAATGAAGCGGCAATTTCCAAGACGGGAGATTATTTTTTCCATTTAGGTAACAGAGTTACTTCAACTTCATTTACTTTATTCTCTGCAAGATTATTTGCAAGGGTTGTATCAGATCAGGTTAACATTGGTATCTCGAATACTTCAACTGCTACATACGGCACAAACAATTTCGCAAAAAATCAGACATACTTGATTGTCGGAAAATATTCTATCAACACAGGCGGTAATGATAGTGTTGCAGTGTGGGTCATCTCTTCAGGAATTCCTGCAACTGAAATAGCTGCCGGTGCACCTGAATTATTAAACATAGGAACAGCGGGACAGGATGTTATTGATGCCGTTGGATTAAGACAGGGAAATGCTTCAACATCACCAAGTTTAATAGCAGATGGAATAAGAGTAGCTAAATCCTGGGAAGATTTATTCTCAGCCCCTACCGGACCTACACTTTCAGCGTTACCATCAGCACTTTCAAACTTTACATATTTTATCGGAGGCGGACCTTCTCCATCTCAGAGTTATGTATTAAGTGGAAGTGAATTAACGCCCGCATCAGGCGATATCGTTGTCACAGGTTCAACTAATTATGAAGTATCCACTGACAATACAAATTTCAGTTCGAGTGTAAATGTTGGTTATACCGGCGCTGCACTAAATGCAACAGTTTATGTAAGACTTAAAGCCGGGTTACCCGGTGGATTCTATAATGCAGAAAATATTTCAAATGCAGGCGGCGGAGCCACAACGATAAATGTTAGCTGTAATGGCGCTGTTGTAAAACCGGAACCTTCAAATCATGTTACAGCATTTAATGGTGTTGCCGGAAATCCTGCATACCATTTTATTAATTTAAGCTGGGTTGATGCCGTTGGTTCAACTACACCTGATGGATACCTTGTAAAAGCCAGTGATGTTGATTTTGCTTCCATCATAGATCCTGTTGATGGTACACCGGAGAACAACAGTTTCTTTGTGCAAAATATTACTGCCGGTGTGCAAGCATATTCTTTTGGAGGTAATTCGGTTACACCATACTATTTCAAAATTTATCCTTACACTAATTCAGGTACCGTCATTAATTATAAAACAGATGGTACAGTACCTCAATTCACTCTTACAACGGCATCTACACCTGCTTTACCCATCACAGATAACTTTGAGTATGTACCCGGTACAGCATTAACAGCTAACGGTTGGGTGGCGCATAGCGCAGGTGGAACAAATGTTATTTTGGTTAATGATTCCTCACTTACATACACCGGTTATATTAATTCAGCCACGGGTAATTCTATAACTTCTACCTCTTCAGGTGAGGATGTGAACAGGGCATTCAGTTCTGTTACAAGTAATAGTGTGTATGCTTCGTTCATGATTAATGTATCGGCTGCTCAGCTTAACGGAGATTATATTTTCCATTTCGCGCCTGAAAATTCCACGCTTCTGTTTTTTGGAAAAATATTTGTCAAAGCAGATGCGTCAAATAATATTGCATTCGGGGTAGCTAAAAATGTTAATACCTCTGCTGTATATACACCATTCAGTTATGCACTCAATACAACCTATCTTGTTGTTGTTAAGTATACTTTTAACGATGTAACAACAACGGATGATGAAGTTAAATTATGGATCAACCCCGTACTTGATGGAACAGAACCAGCTGCTGATATTACTCAGACGGATACCGGAACAGATGCACTGGAACTTGGTATGTTTGCATTCAGGCAGGGTAATTCTTCTAATGCTTCTACACAGGTTATTGGCGGATTAAGAGTCGCAAATACCTGGATACCGAATTCATCGCAATCAACTTTTCAACTTTCTGTAAATGTAACTGATGGATGGAATATGGTTTCTGCACCCGGCAATCATCCTGTAAATCAGAATGTAAATACATGGTGGCCAAACAGAAATCCGCTTGCGGATGTTTATAAATGGTCAGGTTCTTATTCTGCAGTTTCATTGACAACACAGGGAGAGGGTTACTGGATGCTGCACAACGGTGCCAATACTTACAATACCGGAGATGAGTGGCCAGCCGGTGGTATTGAAATCGTCGCACATAATCCGGTTGTTGTTAGTGAAGGGTGGAACATGATCGGTGCTTATGAACAGAGTGTTCCTGTTGCATCACTTACAACAACACCTTCCGGACTTATTGTTTCAAATACAATTTACGGATGGAACGGTGCTTATTTCAATCCTGTTAATCTTGAACCCGGATATGGATACTGGGTACTTTTAAGCGGTAGTGGTGTTATAAATATTCCGACAACGATAGAATCTGTCACGGTTGCAAAACAGGTTGATAAATCTAACTGGGGTAAAATAATTGTTACAGATGCTTCAGGAAAAAATCTGACTTTATATCTTGTTAATGACGAAGTGAACCTGAATCATTACCTGCTTCCACCATCACCGCCTGCAGGCGCTTTTGATGTAAGATTTGGAAGCGGAAGACTTGCTGAAAATCTTAAAGAAGGTAGTAAGTCAATTGAATTAAACGGAATGAAATATCCTGTTACTGTAAGATTGGAGAACGCAAACATAAAACTTCAGGATGAATCAGGTAAAATATTTAACGAAAGAATGAAAACCGGTGGTGAACTGGTTATAACAAATTCTGCTGTGACCAAGCTGCTTGTATCCGCTGACATTATTCCTGATAAGTTTGCGTTAGAACAGAACTATCCGAATCCGTTTAATCCTGCTACAACGGTACAATTTGATGTTCCGCAAACAAGCGATGTTGTTATAAAAATTTATGATATGCTTGGTCAGGAAGTAAGAACTCTTTTCTCAGGACAGGTAGAAGGCGGAACATACAAAGTTCAGTGGGATGGTTTAAATAATTCAGGTCAGCAGATCAGCTCAGGCTCTTACATATACAGAATGACTGCAGGTGAATTTGTTCAAACCAAAAAGATGATAATGCTGAAGTAA